Proteins from one Nicotiana tabacum cultivar K326 chromosome 23, ASM71507v2, whole genome shotgun sequence genomic window:
- the LOC107778838 gene encoding flavanone 3-dioxygenase 3-like, producing the protein MEKVILGESSVSSNSSSFTSATTITETGHTFIPKRYVLPPSQRPDGTLDLCPYTFLPIVDLSLLRPQIIEQVLLACKDLGFFKVVNHGIPQSVMKDALDVASEFFDLPNEEKMNLYSTNVYTPVRYGTSMNQSKDKACFWRDFLKHYSNPISSFIDLWPSNPTSYKKKMGDYAREVQKLHEQLMEVVLESLGLDPNYLHEEIAQGSQVMAINSYPTCPEPDLTLGLPPHTDFGLLTIILQNHLGLQIMDKNEKWHSVPVVEGALMVQLGDQLEVLSNGIYKRIVHRAIVNSEKQRISIASIHSLALEKKIGPAPELVDEKNMLSYREGSFNDFLDHISGEDITQKNYIDKLKINQ; encoded by the exons ATGGAGAAAGTAATATTAGGAGAAAGCTCAGTTTCATCAAATAGTAGTTCATTTACCAGTGCCACAACAATAACTGAAACTGGACATACTTTTATTCCTAAACGTTATGTCCTTCCACCATCCCAACGTCCTGATGGCACCTTAGACCTCTGTCCTTATACATTTTTGCCAATTGTGGATCTTTCCCTTCTTCGACCTCAGATAATAGAACAAGTATTGCTAGCTTGCAAGGACCTAGGTTTCTTCAAG GTAGTTAATCATGGAATTCCACAGTCAGTCATGAAAGATGCCCTGGATGTTGCAAGTGAGTTCTTCGATTTACCAAATGAGGAGAAAATGAATCTCTACTCCACAAATGTTTACACACCGGTAAGATATGGTACAAGCATGAATCAATCCAAAGACAAAGCCTGCTTTTGGAGAGACTTCCTCAAGCACTATTCAAATCCAATTTCATCTTTTATCGACTTGTGGCCATCAAATCCAACATCTTACAA GAAGAAAATGGGAGACTATGCAAGGGAAGTACAAAAGTTACACGAACAGTTAATGGAAGTCGTACTCGAGAGCTTAGGACTAGACCCAAATTACTTGCATGAAGAAATTGCTCAAGGCTCTCAG GTCATGGCCATTAACTCCTATCCAACATGTCCAGAACCAGATTTGACACTTGGCTTGCCACCACACACAGATTTCGGTCTTTTAACCATCATTCTTCAGAATCATCTAGGGTTGCAAATAATGGACAAAAATGAAAAGTGGCATTCTGTTCCAGTCGTTGAAGGAGCCCTAATGGTTCAATTGGGAGATCAATTGGAAGTATTGAGCAATGGCATATACAAAAGAATTGTTCACAGAGCAATAGTTAATTCAGAGAAGCAGCGTATTTCAATTGCCAGCATCCATAGTCTGGCTTTAGAGAAAAAAATTGGACCCGCACCTGAGCTTGTCGACGAAAAAAATATGTTGTCCTATAGAGAAGGAAGCTTCAATGATTTCCTTGACCATATTTCTGGAGAAGATATCACCCAAAAAAATTACATagacaaactaaaaataaatcaaTGA